Sequence from the Flavobacterium sp. TR2 genome:
CAATCTGGGTTAAAGTTACCGGCCCGAACATCAAAACCATTTGTTGCCAATGGAATACCTGCGCTATTGACAAGAATCTGCCCAGCATCATTTCTTTGGAAACCTTTGATGTATAAATCACCATATTCGCCTCCAACAACTACTTTACTTCTCACTAAACGTCCTTCTCCAAGAACCAGCTCATCTCTTCCTTCAAAAATAGATTTTACTTTTGACTTGTAAGAAGCGTAGTTTGCTGTAATGTCCCAAGTAAAGTTTGCTGTCTGGATTGGAGTTGCCGTAAGCGTAAGCTCCATACCTTTATTTTCAATATCTCCACCATTTACGATTGCTCTAGAATATCCAGAAGGCTCAGGCGTATTGATGTAGAAAATTTGATTGTTAGTCAATGTTTTAAAGTAGGTAAAATCTAACCCTAAACGGTTGTTGAAAAATCTAACATCTGCACCAAACTCTGTAGAAGAAGAGATCTCAGGTTTTAAGTTTGGATTCGCTTTTGTGCTTTGTCCATATAGCATACCTCCGTTTCCTCCAATGTAAGAGAATCTTTGCTGTGTCTGATAAGGATCTGTATCGTTACCCACTTCTGCGTAAGAAGCTCTTAATTTTGCAAAACTAATTACTTCTGGCAATGTAACCATATCAGAAATAACAGCTGAGAGTCCGAAAGATGGATAGAAATAATCTTGCGGCAAAGTAGAAGACCAGTCATTTCTAGCTGTTAAATCTAAGAATAAGTAGTTTCTGAAACCAATCTGGCCAAATCCGTAAATAGAGTTAATTCTTTTTTCTGACGCTGTAGAAGTAGATGTAGGCGTTTGAACATTTGATAATGCGAAGAAATTTCTTTTGCTTAAAACACCTCCTGAACTTAACGCTGAACTATTTTGCTGCAATGAACTTGCTCCTGCATTAAGTCCAACAGAAAAATCTCCGAATTTCTCATTGTACGAAAGCAATGCATCAATGTTTAGCTCACTAACCGTTTCATAAGATTCTCTATACGAACCTAAATTGCTATTAAAAGCATTTGTTGCATACCCGTTTCTAACGTTTTTATTTGTCATTTGGTCTAAACCAGCTCTACCTTGCAAGCTTAACGTTTTTGTAAACTCATATTTAAGAGAAGCTAAACCAATAAATCTGTTTCTTTTATCTGTACGAGCATCATCGCGTAAAGCAGACCAGAATGGGTTACCGCCTGGAGCACCAGTTTCGTCAAGGAAATAATTTACTTGTCTTTGTCCTGCAGCATCAAAAAATTCGAAATCTCTATAATCGTTGTAAGCGATACTACGAGGAAGCAAATATGCAGATGTTCCGATAGACTCCTCACCTGTTCTTAGCAAGTTATCGATATCCTGAACGATGTAGTTTGTTTTTACATCCAAAGATAATTTATCTGTAATCTTGCTTGTCAATCTCAAGTTAAGATTGTGTCTGTCCAATTGGTTTCCTCCAACAATACCTTCAGCACGTGTGTTCGTGTAAGAGAAATAACCTTGCGCTTTTTCGTTACCCGCAGTTACTGTCAAAGTGTTTGCCAAATTGTAACCTGTTTTGTAGAAATCAATAACGTTGTTTGGCTGCGGAGAATAGCTTTGTGTCGCTGGTCCAGCATAACTTGGGTTACGAACCAGCTGCCATGCAGGCACCTGACGCCCGTCTAAAGGCGCTCCCCAGCTTGAGCTTGAGTTAGAAACATAATTTCCGTTTGTACCTTGACCGTACTCGTTTTGCAAGTTCATCAAATTATAAGCAGAAGAAGCCATAAAGTTTGATGATAACGAAACCGAAGTTTTTCCAGACTTACCAGATTTAGTTGTAATTACGATTACACCATTTGATGCTCTAGAACCGTAAAGAGCCGCTGCAGATGGTCCTTTTAAAACTGTCATCGAAGCAATGTCTTCTGGGTTAATGTTAGAAATACCATCTGGCTGTGTTGTCCCTCCTGTATCGATATCAGGGTTAGTTGTAGTTGTTCCGTTACTAATTGGCACACCATCAACTACATAAAGAGGCTGGTTGTTTCCGTTAAGAGATCTGTTACCTCTTAAAGTAATTCTAGAAGAAGAACCAACACCGTTTGAAGTAGTAGAGAAGTTAAGACCTGCAACTTTACCAGAAAGTGAGTTGGCAACGTTTAATGATCTTGCTTCAGAAAGCTCATCTACAGAAACATTCTGTGCAGAATACGTAATGGCTTTTTTCTCTCTCTTAATTCCAAGAGCGGTAACCACTACCTCTCCTAGCTGCTGTGTATCTGGACCTAAAGATACATTAATTGTAGATTGCGATCCCACAGCAACTTCCTTTGTAGCAGATCCTACATAGGTAAAAACTAAAACTGCTGATTGATTAGGAACGCTAATGCTGTATTTACCATCAAAATCTGATGAAGCACTTGTTTTGGTTCCTTTAACAATAATATTTGCCCCCGGAATCGGAATCCCGCTTTGAGCATCTGTTATCGTTCCTTTTACTGTGGTCTGCGCTTGTAGGCTTTGGAAACCGAAAAGGCATATGACCAACAGTAATTTTAGTACGTTTTTAATCATATTAGTTGTTTTTTTAGAGTTAATAACATGTTAAACTTAAGAATACATTTTGTTAACAAAATATTATTTCGACAAATGACAATTTTGAAAAGGTGTTGGTAAATCTTTAGTGTTTTATTGAAAGAAAACGTTTTCATTTGTAATCCAACTCTGCCTTAAATGAAAAGGCCAAAACTCTATTTTTCAATAGATTTTGGCCTTTTTTAATTGTATTCATTTTTTTAGTGCAGAAACACCTAAAAATATTCTGTGTTTTGTCAATTTTAGTTCAAAACCTTGAATTTAGTTTTAAGCAAATCTGTCGAATTTCCGCCTACCATCACTTCAAAATCTCCGGGCTCTACCACACGCTTCATTTCTCTGTTCCAAAGAGATAGCTCGTCTGGTATAAGTGTAAACTCAACATTTTTTATTTCACCTTTCTTGATGTTCAATCTTTTGAATCCTTTTAATGTCTTTTCTGGTGTTGTGGTACTGCTGTAAACATCGTTGATGTATAATTGAACCACTTCGTCTCCGTCTCTTTCTCCAATGTTTTTAACATCAACAGAAACTTTTACTTCTCCGTTTGGTTTAATTTCAGTGGTATTCAGTTTTAAATTAGAATATTCAAACTTCGTATAGCTCAATCCGTAACCGAATGTATATAACGGATGTTCGCTCTCTGCTACATATTTATGAATCGCAGATGGTTTTTGGTTATAATATATAGGTAACTGCCCCACCGATTTTGGAACTGTAATTGGCAGTCTTCCACCCGGATTGTAATCTCCAAACAAAACATGGGCTACAGCTCTACCGCCTAATTCGCCTGGAAACCATCCTTCTAAAACTGCAGGAATATTTTCAGCAATCCAATTTGTAGAAAGCGGACGGCCGTTTAATAACACGCAAACCACTGGAGTTCCTGTTTTGTGAATTTCTTCTATCAATTGCTGCTGGATTCCAAATAAATCCAAAGACGCGACATCTCTGTTTTCTTCTACCAATTCGTTAGATTCTCCTAAAACGACAATCGCAACATCAGCTTTTTTAGCGGCTTCGATTGAAGGCTGCAAGTTTACTTTTTCTAAATTCCAACGGAAATGAGCTCTGGCTCCCCAGCCACCTTCCCACATTTCAATGCGGACTTTGTATTTTTTACCTTTTTCAATAATTTTTGGAGTCGTCACCATGCTTGTCGCTCCTTTTGTCCAGTTGTCAATTACCAACTGGTCGTCGATATACATTCTGATTCCGTCATCAGAACTTAAACCCAACCATCCATCAAGAGCCTGATCTGACTTTAAGAATCCAGTCCATCTGATCGAAAAGTCGTCCACATTCACGCCATCACCAGGCGCCCAAGGCCAGTCAAATTCTAACTGACTGTCAATGCGAGTCAATGCTGGAGTTCCCTCTAGATTTCTATTATTAAAATATTCTCCCTTTAATCCGTTTTGAGATTCGTCTGGAGTAAATAAATATTTAGATGGAATGATCTGTCCTTTTACAATCAAAGGAACACCTTCTTCATAAACTACATTTGCAGTTTTTCCAACCAATTCCTTAACGCCTTCGTAAACCGTCATTCCGACACTGTTCTTTGGAGCATAACCACCCAATCTTGAGGCATTTGCATTGGGTCCGATAACTGCAATATTTTTTAAGCTTTTGCTTAAAGGCAAAGTATTGTTATCATTTTTCAATAAAACCATTGATTTCTGCGCCGCTTCTAAAGCAACAGCTTGGTTTTCTGGAGTATGAAAACGCTCTTTAATCAGGTTTTTATCTGTGTACGGATTTTCAAATAATCCTAACAAAAACTTCAAACGTAAAACTGCTCCTGCTGCACGGTCAATGTTTTCCATTGTCAGTTTCTTTTCATTTACCAATTCAATGACTGTGCTTTGCCAAAATTCGTTCGAAAAATCATAAAACTGCATATCAACACCAGCCGAAACCGCTTCTCTAATGGCATCTTTTGGAGAATCAGCAACCTTGTGAGTGGTCTGAATGTATTTAATAGCTCCTAAATCTGAGACTACCAATCCTTTAAAACCCCATTCGTTTCTCAAGACATCCGTCAACAGCCAGTGATTGGCCGCGCAAGGAATTCCGTCTAACTCAGAGTAAGCGCACATCGTTCCTAAAGCACCGCCTTTTCTAAAAGCTTTCTCGAAAGATGGCAAATGATCTTCTCTCGCAGAACGTTCTCCAACCAAAATCGGAGAAGAATTTCCTCCCGCCTGCGGAATACCGTGAACCGCAAAATGTTTAGGTTCTGCAATAATCGAACGATCCGATTTCAAATCATCGCCTTGCATTCCTTTTATGAAGGCCAAACCAATTTCGCTATTTAAGAAAGCATCTTCACCAAAAGTTTCAGCAACACGTCCCCACCTTGGCTCGCGTCCTAAATCTAAGTTGGGTCCAAAACCAAAATGAACGCCGTGCGCTCTGGCTTCCATACCGATTACTTTACCCACTTTATCCATCGTAGCCACGTCCCAAGTTGCTCCAAGACCAATATTCATAGGGAAAGCGGTGCTTCCTTCGTCTAAATATCCGTGAAGCATTTCGCACATAATCAGCGCGGGAATTCCCCAACGGTTTCCTTTAATTACATTGGTTTGCAAATCATTGATCATTTTTGCCGAGCGCGGATAAAGGTCATGAATCGCTCCAATTCCTAATTTCCCGATTTTCTCAGCCGATTTACCTTTAGCAAAGTCTTCTTTATCTTTAAAAAAATCTCCTCTGTACATATCCATCTGACGCACTTTTTCTTCAAGCGTCATACGGCCTAACAAGTCTTTTACTCTGTCTTCAACAGGCGCTTTAGCATCTTGGTACAGATACTTTTTTTGGGCGTGGGTTTGATTAAAAAAACCAACAGCCATTACAAAAATAATGGCCGTTTTTCTCATTCTTAATTGTAACATAGTTGTGTGTGTTTAATTTTGAATCACTTTAAGCTTCGTTCCATTCACAAAATCATCGTGCGAAATAAAAAAGCTGTTAAGTGATTTTCCGTTTAGCTCAATCGAATTGATTTTCCCACCGTTATTTTCTTGTCTTTCAATTACGATGCTTTCTTTTTTATAATATCTTGGATCTAATTTGATGGTCACTCTATGAAACATTGGCGCTGTAATGGTGTAAATTGGATCTCCTGGAGAGATTGGATAAATTCCCATCATGGAATAAACCAACCAAGCTGACATGGTTCCTGTATCATCATTTCCTGGCAGACCTTTGGGTTCATTTTTGAAATATTCGCGAACCAATTTCTTTACCATTTCCTGAGTTTTATATTCTTCGCCTTTCACATAATTAAACAAATACGGATTGGCAATGTCTGGCTCATTGGCCATATCAAATTGTTTGGTATCGAAGATTTTCTGCAATTGCGCTGAAAATGCTATATCACCGCCCATTAACTTTTTCAATCCGATAATATCATGCGGAACCATAAATGCATACTGCCAAGCATTTCCTTCGATAAAACCAACATTTTCTTCAAAATTAGCTCCTGAATTTGGGTCAAAAGGTTCGTACCAATCTCCGTTTGCCAATCTTGGACGAAGCAAATTCAGGTTTTTATCAAATAATTTTCTGTAAGATAACGAACGGTTTTTAAAACGTTTTACATTGTCTTTGTCTCCAAATTCGTTGGCCATAAGCGAAATAGAATAATCTGAAATATTGTATTCTTGAGTCGTTGAAACTGGCCCTTTATTGTCGGTTGTCAAATACCCTTTTTTGATATAATCTTTCAATCCCGGACGAAGCGGATTATTTTCAATATTATCTGCGCCTTTCAACATCGCATAATAAGCTTTATTAATATCATAATCACGAACTCCTCTCATATAAGTATCTGTAATTACAATGCTTGCCGGGTCTCCAACCATGGTAAAAGTTTCAGTCGAATTCAGTTCCCATTTGGGTAACCAGCCGTTTTCATCAAACATATTCAACATACTTTTTATCATATCCGATTGCTGTTTTGGATAAACCAAAGACATCAATGGATGTACATTTCGGTACGTATCCCATAAAGAAAATACGGTATAACGGGTGTCATCGGTTTTAGCAATTTTACTTCTTTTGATTACGGGATATTGTCCGTTAATATCATTTAAAATATTGGGATGAATTAAAGTGTGATACAAAGCGGTGTAGAAAATCGTGTTTTCATCTTTTGTACCGCCTTCAACCAAAATTTTAGACAATTCTTCGTTCCATTCGTTGTAGGTTTCTTTATAAATTGCATCAAAAGATCTGTTCCCAACTTCTTTTGCTAAGTTTTCACGGGCATTTTCGATACTTACGTACGAAATTCCAATCTTTACTTCAACCGTTTCTTGTTTTTCGAATTTATACGTAAAATAACTTCCAATACTATCACCTACTACGGTTTTGATTGTATTATCCATTATTCTCGCTTTTCCGTTGTAGCCCATCCATTGCGCTTCAACGCCGTTGTATTTTGCAGGCTTTTTCCAAACTCCAAACTTATCGGCAGGTTTAGAAAATTGAGCCACAAAATAAACCGGATAAGCATCTTCTGGACTGTTATAGCAAAACGAACCTACAGAGCGCATTCCTTCAATTTCTGTCGAAGAAACCACTTTTATCATCGCGCCTTCTTCATTGGTTAGTCCCAATCCAAGATTTAATAAAATGTTGGATTGCCCTTTCGGGAAAGTGAATCGGCTCACTCCTACTCGTTTTGAAGCTGTAAATTCGCCTTTAACTTTATACTTATCGATATTTACGCTATAATATCCAGCTTTCGCCACTTCATTAGAATAAGTCGAACCGTATTTCAAATGATCGATTTCTACTTCGCCAGTCGTTGGCATTAATAAAATCACACCCAATTCTGGACAGCCAACTCCGCTTAAATTTACCTGACTAAATCCCGTCAAAAAAGTATTCTCCTTCACATACGGATTCGAAAGCCATTGACTGTCTTTTTCCATCGGAGTATTTTTTACTCCTGCAACATTAAACGGGCTGATGCTCGCCATCCCACGTGGTGCAATCGGTCCTGGATAAGCCGCACCATAATTGGAAGTTCCAATAAACGGATTCACAAAATCGGCAGGTTCCTGCGCAAAAATAGCAATGCTAAAAAACAGCATATACAAAATATATGCTGCCTTCAATTTATTTTTAGTTTTTAAAACCATAGGCTTCATTTTTATCTGTTGATCGCTTCGATTTTTAAAGTCCAAGCTTCTTTTGCTGGAAGATTGTTTCTTAAGCTTTCAGGAATTATTACTTTAAATCCGTTTCCTTCTTTGGTCCATTTTAAAGAAGTTTTAGAACCTAACATCGTAATTTTTGTTCCTTTTTTAGGACTGATGGCTTTTACTGTAACTTCAGCAGGAATTTTATCTTCTCCGTCTTTTGCCAAATAGAATGCAAATACATTTCCTGCTTTATTTTGCGTAAAACAGATGTTTTCTTCTTTATAAGGTTCGATTGGTTTTGTATTGTAAATCGCTGTGCTGTTTACTTTCATCCAGTCTCCGTAAGCTTGCAATAAATCGTAAGCGCCTTTGTCCCATTCGCCTTCTGGACTTGGAGCCACGTTCAATAATAAGTTTCCGCCTTTAGCCACAATATCAATCAACAAATGAATGCCTTGTCTTCCTGTCATGTATTGCGCACCTGGAGAGTACGACCATCCTCCGCCTGACGGAATGCAAGATTCCCAAGGATAAGGCAGCGTTTTAGCAGGAACACGCCCTTCTGGGGTCAAGTAGTTTTGGTTTTTACCGTGAACCGCTCTGTCAACTACAATTAAACCCGGCTGTTTTTGACGTGCTTTTACAACCAATTCATCCATTTTCGGGTCTTGATCTACCACTCTGTGTTTGATGAAACCGTTTTTAGATTCGTTTTCTGTAAATTTCTCGTCGTAGTTTTCTTTGATGTTTACTTGGTCTCTTTTTCTAACCCATCCTCCATCTAACCATAAAATATCAACTTTACCGTAGTTAGAAAGAATTTCTAAAATTTGATTGTGCGTGAAATCAACATATTTCTGCCATTTTTCTGGGTATAAAGACGGATCGTAGTTTACGTTTCTATCGAACGGAGGAAAATACGGATCCCAGTAATTTTCGTTATGCCAGTCTGGTTTAGAGAAATAAGCTCCTGTCGAGATGCCTTCTCCTCTAAAAGAGTTGAAAATTTCTTTTAAAACATCAGCTTTAGGATTGGTATGAAAAGGAACATCGTTACTAGTAATCTTGTAATCAGAATATTTAGTATCGTACATATTGAATCCGTCATGGTGTTTTGTAGTGAAGACCATGTATTTCATTCCTGCATATTTAGCCGCTTTGGCCCATTTTGCAGGATCAAATTTTACAGGATTAAATGTTTTTCTTAATCCTTCATAATCTTTTATATAATCATTATAATTAGAGGGATTGCTGCCTTTTTTACGTTCACACCATCCGTAATCTTCAGGACAGATAGACCAAGATTCTACAATTCCCCATTGGCTGTAAGTTCCCCAGTGCATGAGAAGGCCAAATTTTTTGCCTTGCCACTCTTCTAAGTTTTTCAATACCAACGGATCTGTTTCTG
This genomic interval carries:
- a CDS encoding SusC/RagA family TonB-linked outer membrane protein, producing the protein MIKNVLKLLLVICLFGFQSLQAQTTVKGTITDAQSGIPIPGANIIVKGTKTSASSDFDGKYSISVPNQSAVLVFTYVGSATKEVAVGSQSTINVSLGPDTQQLGEVVVTALGIKREKKAITYSAQNVSVDELSEARSLNVANSLSGKVAGLNFSTTSNGVGSSSRITLRGNRSLNGNNQPLYVVDGVPISNGTTTTNPDIDTGGTTQPDGISNINPEDIASMTVLKGPSAAALYGSRASNGVIVITTKSGKSGKTSVSLSSNFMASSAYNLMNLQNEYGQGTNGNYVSNSSSSWGAPLDGRQVPAWQLVRNPSYAGPATQSYSPQPNNVIDFYKTGYNLANTLTVTAGNEKAQGYFSYTNTRAEGIVGGNQLDRHNLNLRLTSKITDKLSLDVKTNYIVQDIDNLLRTGEESIGTSAYLLPRSIAYNDYRDFEFFDAAGQRQVNYFLDETGAPGGNPFWSALRDDARTDKRNRFIGLASLKYEFTKTLSLQGRAGLDQMTNKNVRNGYATNAFNSNLGSYRESYETVSELNIDALLSYNEKFGDFSVGLNAGASSLQQNSSALSSGGVLSKRNFFALSNVQTPTSTSTASEKRINSIYGFGQIGFRNYLFLDLTARNDWSSTLPQDYFYPSFGLSAVISDMVTLPEVISFAKLRASYAEVGNDTDPYQTQQRFSYIGGNGGMLYGQSTKANPNLKPEISSSTEFGADVRFFNNRLGLDFTYFKTLTNNQIFYINTPEPSGYSRAIVNGGDIENKGMELTLTATPIQTANFTWDITANYASYKSKVKSIFEGRDELVLGEGRLVRSKVVVGGEYGDLYIKGFQRNDAGQILVNSAGIPLATNGFDVRAGNFNPDWTAGFKNNFKYKDFSLSFLVDFRIGGEVISYTQARQAGLGVSDITLAGRNGGIIVDGVVDNGNGTYTQNTTSINAEQYWTAIGQRTPIAEPFIYDATNIRLRELVFGYSMPKRLLGNSGFSSIDFSLVGRNLFFFLNKAKYFDPEAGAGTGNLQGIESFNIPSTRDYGVNVKFGF
- a CDS encoding glycoside hydrolase family 3 N-terminal domain-containing protein, whose translation is MLQLRMRKTAIIFVMAVGFFNQTHAQKKYLYQDAKAPVEDRVKDLLGRMTLEEKVRQMDMYRGDFFKDKEDFAKGKSAEKIGKLGIGAIHDLYPRSAKMINDLQTNVIKGNRWGIPALIMCEMLHGYLDEGSTAFPMNIGLGATWDVATMDKVGKVIGMEARAHGVHFGFGPNLDLGREPRWGRVAETFGEDAFLNSEIGLAFIKGMQGDDLKSDRSIIAEPKHFAVHGIPQAGGNSSPILVGERSAREDHLPSFEKAFRKGGALGTMCAYSELDGIPCAANHWLLTDVLRNEWGFKGLVVSDLGAIKYIQTTHKVADSPKDAIREAVSAGVDMQFYDFSNEFWQSTVIELVNEKKLTMENIDRAAGAVLRLKFLLGLFENPYTDKNLIKERFHTPENQAVALEAAQKSMVLLKNDNNTLPLSKSLKNIAVIGPNANASRLGGYAPKNSVGMTVYEGVKELVGKTANVVYEEGVPLIVKGQIIPSKYLFTPDESQNGLKGEYFNNRNLEGTPALTRIDSQLEFDWPWAPGDGVNVDDFSIRWTGFLKSDQALDGWLGLSSDDGIRMYIDDQLVIDNWTKGATSMVTTPKIIEKGKKYKVRIEMWEGGWGARAHFRWNLEKVNLQPSIEAAKKADVAIVVLGESNELVEENRDVASLDLFGIQQQLIEEIHKTGTPVVCVLLNGRPLSTNWIAENIPAVLEGWFPGELGGRAVAHVLFGDYNPGGRLPITVPKSVGQLPIYYNQKPSAIHKYVAESEHPLYTFGYGLSYTKFEYSNLKLNTTEIKPNGEVKVSVDVKNIGERDGDEVVQLYINDVYSSTTTPEKTLKGFKRLNIKKGEIKNVEFTLIPDELSLWNREMKRVVEPGDFEVMVGGNSTDLLKTKFKVLN
- a CDS encoding GH92 family glycosyl hydrolase codes for the protein MVLKTKNKLKAAYILYMLFFSIAIFAQEPADFVNPFIGTSNYGAAYPGPIAPRGMASISPFNVAGVKNTPMEKDSQWLSNPYVKENTFLTGFSQVNLSGVGCPELGVILLMPTTGEVEIDHLKYGSTYSNEVAKAGYYSVNIDKYKVKGEFTASKRVGVSRFTFPKGQSNILLNLGLGLTNEEGAMIKVVSSTEIEGMRSVGSFCYNSPEDAYPVYFVAQFSKPADKFGVWKKPAKYNGVEAQWMGYNGKARIMDNTIKTVVGDSIGSYFTYKFEKQETVEVKIGISYVSIENARENLAKEVGNRSFDAIYKETYNEWNEELSKILVEGGTKDENTIFYTALYHTLIHPNILNDINGQYPVIKRSKIAKTDDTRYTVFSLWDTYRNVHPLMSLVYPKQQSDMIKSMLNMFDENGWLPKWELNSTETFTMVGDPASIVITDTYMRGVRDYDINKAYYAMLKGADNIENNPLRPGLKDYIKKGYLTTDNKGPVSTTQEYNISDYSISLMANEFGDKDNVKRFKNRSLSYRKLFDKNLNLLRPRLANGDWYEPFDPNSGANFEENVGFIEGNAWQYAFMVPHDIIGLKKLMGGDIAFSAQLQKIFDTKQFDMANEPDIANPYLFNYVKGEEYKTQEMVKKLVREYFKNEPKGLPGNDDTGTMSAWLVYSMMGIYPISPGDPIYTITAPMFHRVTIKLDPRYYKKESIVIERQENNGGKINSIELNGKSLNSFFISHDDFVNGTKLKVIQN
- a CDS encoding alpha-L-fucosidase translates to MKKGIFMIALLFSAQIFAQAIYEDERYVPETDPLVLKNLEEWQGKKFGLLMHWGTYSQWGIVESWSICPEDYGWCERKKGSNPSNYNDYIKDYEGLRKTFNPVKFDPAKWAKAAKYAGMKYMVFTTKHHDGFNMYDTKYSDYKITSNDVPFHTNPKADVLKEIFNSFRGEGISTGAYFSKPDWHNENYWDPYFPPFDRNVNYDPSLYPEKWQKYVDFTHNQILEILSNYGKVDILWLDGGWVRKRDQVNIKENYDEKFTENESKNGFIKHRVVDQDPKMDELVVKARQKQPGLIVVDRAVHGKNQNYLTPEGRVPAKTLPYPWESCIPSGGGWSYSPGAQYMTGRQGIHLLIDIVAKGGNLLLNVAPSPEGEWDKGAYDLLQAYGDWMKVNSTAIYNTKPIEPYKEENICFTQNKAGNVFAFYLAKDGEDKIPAEVTVKAISPKKGTKITMLGSKTSLKWTKEGNGFKVIIPESLRNNLPAKEAWTLKIEAINR